The genomic segment TTTTGTGTATTGAGTTTTTCCATACAAAGGATGGGCGGATACTGATAAATGAGATAGCTCCAAGGACTCACAACACGGGACATTGGACTTTGGATGGCTGTTATACATCTCAGTTTGAAAACCTTGTAAGAGCAATCTGTGGTTTGCCTCTTGGCTCCACAAGGCTAAAAAGCCCTTCTGGCATGGTAAACATAATAGGTAAGTCCTACGAAGAAATAGACATCAAAAGGATACTTTCTGTAGAAGGAACAAAGCTTTACTGGTATGGAAAGGAAAAAAGGTACAGAAGGAAAATGGGACATGTAAATGTAGTGGGAGATAGCCAAGAGGACGTGGAAAAGAAACTGGAGTATTTAAACGATGTGCTCTTTGGAGCCCTCAAGTGTTGAACCTTTGGTAAATGTATGTCAGTTCAGAAAGCCAAAGGTTAAGCTCCGCTTGGGGTAAAGTAATCATCCTCCACTCCCAATTGCCCTTGGAAGTGCCTGGTGTGTTCATTCTTGATTCTTTTCCAAGGTTCAAAAGGTCTTGCATGGGCACTATGCAGTAGTTTGCAACGGACATGTAGGAAAGCCTAATAAGCTCTGCGCTTACCCTTTCTTTTTCTACTTTCTTGCCAATATACTTATAAAGTCTCTCTCTATCTTCTTCTTTGAGCTCGTATTCAAACCAGTCCTTAAGGGGCATGTTGTCGTGTGTGGTGGTATAAACTACGCAGTTTTGTGTATAGTTGTGTGGAAGATGAGAGCTGTGAGGTTCAAAGAAAGCAAAAGCAAGAACTCTCATTGATGGAAAACCAAACTTATCTCTTATTTCCTCCACTTCCCTGTCTATAGTGCCTAAGTCTTCCGCTATAAAAGGAAAGTTTGGAAAACGTTCCTTTAAAAGGCTGAAAAATTCCTCTGGATAAGCCCTTTCCCATTTTCCATACTTTGCAGTTTTCTCTCCCTTAGGTACAGTGTAATAGGATATTAACCCTCTGAAATGATCAATACGCAAAATATCGTAAAGCTTTAAAGAGTGTTCTATCCTCTTTATCCACCATTGAAAGTTCTCTTCCCTCAATGCATCCCAGTTATAGACTGGGTTTCCCCAAAGCTGGCCTTCAAGGCTAAAATAATCTGGTGGTACGCCTGCTACAACGTCAAACCTAAACAGGTGTTTGTTAGCCCATACGTCCGCGCTGTCAAAGGCAGGGTATATAGGAAGGTCACCTATTATCTTTATTCCTTTTCTATTGGCATATTCTTTGAGCTTAAACCACTGTCTGAAAAATATATACTGCTTAAACTTCTCTTTTCTGATTTCCAAAGGATCGGGTTTTAGGTCTGTCCATTTCTCCCAAGAATTTGTGTTTTTCTTCCTAAGGGCAGAAAATACTGCGTAGTCTTCAAGCCAGAAGGAATTTTCTTCCTCAAAGGAATAGAAATCTCCAGATTCGGAAAAGTTTTTAAACGCTTCCTCCAAAAGCACTTCTTTAAGGAAGTAAGCCTTAGGGTAATCCACTTTAGAAGTAGGGTTTTCTCTGAATTTCTCCAAACTCTCTGAAGAGATCAAACCATCTTCACACAAAAGTTCTGGGCTTATCAAAACAGGGTTGCCCGCAAACAAGGATGTAGAAAAGTAGGGGGAATTTCCAAACTCTTCAAAGGTTGGGTTAAGAGGCAATACCTGCCAAAGACTTTGGTTGCTTTCAGAGAGAAAATCTACAAAAAGATACGCCTGTCTTCCCAAATCTCCTATGCAAAAGGGGGAGGGAAGGGAGGTAATGTGCAGTAAAACTCCAGCGGACCTTTGCATATGCAATTGTGTTATTATAAATAATTAACAATGAATTATGCACCGCAAATTATAAGTTATCTTAGTAGCTCGGATGAGATTTCTGAAGTATTTTTGGCACCAAATACTTTTCCCCTGGAAAGAAAAGACGGTAGACTGATTAAGTGTCTTGATGTCGTGCTCACGAATGAGGATGTCAGAGATACGCTTATTGCACTTAGAAGTTATTCATCTACTCCCATTAGCCATTTGGGGAAAGAAGGAGCCTTTTCCTTCAGTTTGCATAAAGTAGGCAGGTTTAGAGTGGTTTATGTGAAACAAAGGGGCACTTATGTAATATCAATCGTCAAGACACCTTTCGACATACCAAAGCTGGAAGATTTATGTGAGAACTACCAAAACGTAATTAAAGAAGTAAATAGGATTTTTGAAGATTTAAATTCATGTTTGGTGATTGTAACGGGCAAGAGTCCTATAAAGGTAAGCACTTTTTCATATTCCTTAATGCAGTATGTATGCTTTAACTTTACGAAAGTTGTTTTTGTATTAGAAAAACCCCTCAATTACATGCTAAAGCACGGCGTTTCCTTAGCTATACAGAGAGAAATAGGCGTAGACGTGGAAAGTTTGGAAGAAGGTTTAAGAGATGTGGTCTTAATAAATCCTGATATTCTTTACTTAGGCTTTAAGGAGTTTTTTGATAAGAGAGAAGTGGATCAAATCATTAAGATTATGGAAATGGGAACACTAGTGATACTAAACTTGCCATACGTCAGCGGGAACAACACTTTTGCAGTTCCTGATGAGCTGAAGAGCTTTTTGAAAAGGATAATAGTGGTGGAGCCATTGAAAGAACAGGGTATTCTCAAAATTGAGTTTAAGGAAATATAACTTCTGGGATGGGAAAGCCGTTAAAGGGGGCAGCGTATACAGTAGTGTAGGCTCCCGCAGAGAGTATGTATAGGTAATCTCCCACCTCTGGTTCTGGCAGGGCCACATTTCTTGCCACCACGTCCATACTATCACAGGACACTCCTCCGATGGTCCACTCTTTCAGCTCACCCTCTCTGTCTATGTAAAAGGCATATCTAATGCCACCTAAGGCTTCAGCTAAGCCGTTAAAAACGCCAGTATCTATATAAAACCAGTTATCCTCCCCCCTTTTCCCTTTACCTATAACCCTGCATACCATTATTCCCTGATCACCCACTATACCGCGCCCGGGTTCTATCTGAAGTTCGTGGGGTAAAATAGGGAAAAATTTTTGCATTAAGCCTTTCACATAATAAGCAATATCTTCTATACTCAGTGCTTCGTAACTGTATTTCACAGGTATTCCACCGCCGATGTTTAGCATTTGAAGCTTAAGGC from the Thermocrinis sp. genome contains:
- a CDS encoding twitching motility protein, coding for MNYAPQIISYLSSSDEISEVFLAPNTFPLERKDGRLIKCLDVVLTNEDVRDTLIALRSYSSTPISHLGKEGAFSFSLHKVGRFRVVYVKQRGTYVISIVKTPFDIPKLEDLCENYQNVIKEVNRIFEDLNSCLVIVTGKSPIKVSTFSYSLMQYVCFNFTKVVFVLEKPLNYMLKHGVSLAIQREIGVDVESLEEGLRDVVLINPDILYLGFKEFFDKREVDQIIKIMEMGTLVILNLPYVSGNNTFAVPDELKSFLKRIIVVEPLKEQGILKIEFKEI
- the malQ gene encoding 4-alpha-glucanotransferase; the encoded protein is MQRSAGVLLHITSLPSPFCIGDLGRQAYLFVDFLSESNQSLWQVLPLNPTFEEFGNSPYFSTSLFAGNPVLISPELLCEDGLISSESLEKFRENPTSKVDYPKAYFLKEVLLEEAFKNFSESGDFYSFEEENSFWLEDYAVFSALRKKNTNSWEKWTDLKPDPLEIRKEKFKQYIFFRQWFKLKEYANRKGIKIIGDLPIYPAFDSADVWANKHLFRFDVVAGVPPDYFSLEGQLWGNPVYNWDALREENFQWWIKRIEHSLKLYDILRIDHFRGLISYYTVPKGEKTAKYGKWERAYPEEFFSLLKERFPNFPFIAEDLGTIDREVEEIRDKFGFPSMRVLAFAFFEPHSSHLPHNYTQNCVVYTTTHDNMPLKDWFEYELKEEDRERLYKYIGKKVEKERVSAELIRLSYMSVANYCIVPMQDLLNLGKESRMNTPGTSKGNWEWRMITLPQAELNLWLSELTYIYQRFNT